From one Synergistaceae bacterium genomic stretch:
- a CDS encoding branched-chain amino acid ABC transporter permease, with the protein MTGLFRNTRSRYILNLTAAAGLYALLMLLIRYRVLNRYQALMLIPIGFNIILAVSLNLSAGFLGQLPLGHAGFMSVGGYAAALFSMSVQLPTNLELPLAVLIGGFTAAIFGVIIGLPALRLRGDYLAIITLGFGEIIRVIILNLDFTGGAYGLKGIGRQTTVTWVYIFVLLTLFSINTLIKSRHGRAILSIREDEIAAEASGIPTTRYKVLAFSVSAGFAGVAGGLYAHYLSILDPSTFGFMRSAEILVIVVLGGLGSIFGSVISATILTILPELLRGFAEYRMVIYSLLLVMVMIFKPSGLCGRYDFSLGDALDGCFARIRGKLTEGRKAR; encoded by the coding sequence ATGACCGGACTCTTCAGGAACACCCGATCCCGATATATTCTCAACCTGACGGCCGCGGCGGGCCTTTATGCCCTGCTCATGCTGTTGATCCGGTACAGGGTTTTGAACCGCTACCAGGCCCTGATGCTCATTCCCATAGGATTCAACATCATTCTGGCGGTCAGCCTCAACCTTTCCGCCGGCTTTCTGGGACAGCTTCCCCTGGGGCACGCGGGCTTCATGTCGGTGGGAGGTTACGCCGCGGCGCTTTTTTCGATGTCGGTACAGCTCCCCACCAATCTGGAGCTTCCGCTGGCGGTTCTCATCGGGGGGTTTACGGCGGCGATCTTCGGCGTCATCATCGGCCTGCCGGCGCTGCGCCTCCGGGGCGACTACCTGGCCATCATCACTCTGGGGTTCGGTGAAATCATCCGGGTCATCATCCTGAACCTGGACTTCACAGGCGGCGCCTACGGCCTCAAGGGCATCGGGCGACAGACCACCGTCACCTGGGTCTATATTTTCGTACTTCTCACCCTCTTCAGCATCAATACGCTCATAAAATCCCGCCACGGTCGGGCCATTCTCTCCATACGCGAGGATGAAATCGCCGCCGAGGCCTCGGGAATCCCCACCACCCGATACAAGGTTCTGGCGTTTTCGGTTTCTGCCGGGTTCGCCGGAGTCGCGGGAGGGCTCTACGCCCACTACCTCAGCATTCTGGATCCCTCCACCTTCGGGTTCATGCGCTCCGCGGAGATCCTTGTCATCGTGGTGCTGGGAGGACTGGGGTCCATTTTCGGCTCCGTCATATCGGCAACGATTCTGACGATTCTGCCGGAACTGCTTCGGGGGTTCGCGGAATATCGCATGGTCATCTACTCGTTGCTGCTGGTGATGGTCATGATCTTCAAACCCTCCGGCCTGTGCGGACGCTACGACTTTTCCCTGGGGGACGCGCTGGACGGCTGCTTCGCCCGGATACGCGGCAAACTTACAGAGGGGAGGAAAGCCCGATGA
- a CDS encoding lipoate--protein ligase, protein MESENMYAIENRDTRPQYNLALEEYLCLRAMRDGSRFFMLWQNEPSIIVGRFQNTMEEINASFVEERHIHVVRRNSGGGAVYHDLGNINYSFVMPDAGDFDFAFFSQPIIRFLGELGVHAELSGRNDLTIEGRKVSGGAQYRKNGVVLHHGTLLYDANLEILSQALRPSEDKFQSKAVKSTRGRVGNIRPFLREPLSMTEFWDRLQQGIQGLTPLSLDEGALSEVEKLRTEKYSTREWNYGASPRFTERRKRRFPWGGIEVFLVVGEGKIAECSFRGDYFGSGEYEPLLSRLTGCPYTKEDIARAVEGFDAQGLFAGASSDDLIALLSPKI, encoded by the coding sequence ATGGAGTCTGAGAACATGTACGCGATAGAAAACAGGGATACGCGACCTCAGTACAACCTTGCCCTGGAGGAATATCTCTGTCTTCGGGCCATGCGCGACGGTTCGCGGTTTTTCATGCTCTGGCAGAACGAACCTTCCATTATTGTGGGACGTTTTCAGAACACAATGGAGGAGATCAACGCCTCCTTCGTGGAGGAACGCCATATCCACGTGGTACGCCGCAATTCGGGGGGAGGCGCGGTGTACCACGACCTGGGCAACATCAACTACAGTTTCGTCATGCCGGACGCCGGGGATTTCGACTTTGCCTTTTTCTCTCAGCCCATCATCCGGTTTTTGGGGGAGCTGGGAGTTCATGCCGAACTGTCCGGACGCAACGACCTGACCATTGAGGGCAGGAAAGTCTCCGGCGGAGCTCAGTACCGGAAGAACGGCGTCGTCCTCCACCATGGGACCCTTCTTTACGATGCGAACCTGGAGATTTTGTCTCAGGCCCTGCGTCCCTCTGAGGACAAATTCCAAAGCAAGGCCGTCAAATCCACTCGGGGAAGGGTGGGAAACATCCGGCCCTTTCTGCGGGAGCCTCTGTCGATGACCGAATTTTGGGATCGCCTGCAGCAGGGGATTCAGGGGCTGACCCCTCTGAGCCTGGATGAAGGCGCTTTGAGCGAGGTTGAAAAGCTCAGAACCGAAAAATACTCCACGAGGGAATGGAATTACGGCGCTTCTCCCCGTTTCACGGAGCGCAGAAAAAGACGCTTCCCCTGGGGAGGGATCGAGGTTTTTCTGGTTGTCGGCGAGGGGAAAATTGCCGAGTGCTCGTTTCGGGGAGATTATTTCGGCAGTGGAGAGTACGAACCTCTTCTGTCGCGTCTGACGGGCTGTCCCTACACGAAGGAAGACATTGCCCGGGCGGTTGAGGGTTTCGACGCTCAGGGGCTCTTTGCCGGAGCGTCTTCTGACGACCTGATCGCCCTGCTTTCGCCAAAGATATAG
- a CDS encoding ABC transporter ATP-binding protein translates to MTQPMLQVENIDVSYGAIHAVKNVSFHVDEGEIVTLIGANGAGKSTILKTISGLLRSKSGKIHFLNEDIGSVEAYRLTQMGLSHVPEGRRIFRELTVEENLEMGGYLRTREENAKTLEDVYEKFPRIQERRRQIAGTLSGGEQQMLALGRSLMSRPRLIMMDEPSMGLAPVLVEQIFDIIRELNETGTTILLVEQNAKMALSIACRGYVLETGKIALAANAQELLDNEDVKKAYLGG, encoded by the coding sequence ATGACTCAACCCATGCTGCAGGTGGAGAACATCGACGTTTCCTACGGGGCCATTCACGCGGTCAAAAACGTTTCCTTCCACGTGGACGAAGGAGAGATCGTCACCCTCATCGGCGCCAACGGAGCGGGCAAAAGCACCATTCTCAAAACGATATCGGGACTTTTGCGCTCAAAAAGCGGCAAAATTCATTTTTTAAACGAGGACATCGGCTCTGTGGAGGCGTACAGGCTCACGCAAATGGGGCTTTCTCACGTGCCCGAGGGACGCCGTATATTCCGGGAGCTCACCGTCGAGGAAAACCTGGAAATGGGAGGCTACCTGAGAACCCGTGAGGAAAACGCGAAGACGCTGGAAGATGTATACGAAAAATTTCCCCGCATCCAGGAAAGGCGGCGTCAGATCGCGGGAACTCTGTCCGGCGGAGAGCAGCAGATGCTGGCGCTGGGGCGCTCTCTCATGTCACGCCCCCGCCTCATTATGATGGACGAACCCTCCATGGGTCTGGCCCCCGTTCTGGTGGAGCAGATATTCGATATCATCAGAGAACTCAACGAAACGGGAACCACCATTCTTCTCGTGGAGCAAAACGCGAAAATGGCCCTTTCCATAGCCTGTCGGGGGTACGTGCTGGAAACGGGAAAAATCGCGCTGGCCGCCAACGCCCAGGAGCTTCTCGACAACGAGGACGTAAAAAAAGCCTACCTCGGCGGGTAG
- the lpdA gene encoding dihydrolipoyl dehydrogenase, translating to MKKIAIIGAGPGGYVAAVRAAQLGAAVTLIEKNAIGGTCLNVGCIPTKVLLHSADLLDSLRSEAKRIGVLADNPRLDWNALMKRRALTVTRLAAGTKELVRSCGVEYVEGTGVLKSPRSVQVGDRLIEADAIVIATGSEPDMPDVPGFDLEGVVTSDEALSFESAPSSLVVSGGGVIGMEFASAFASFGARVTVVVTSPEILRNMDPDCALVLRKALEKRGVAFHRGCSVREVSRAGGGLEITVESASEANGGRTEKKIKAEKLLVAKGRRPYIQGLGAEALGIRTERGHIVVNDRMETCVEGVYAIGDCVNSFMLAHVASREGEVAVENILGHPATMDYSTTPQCVYTSPELASVGMTEREAEKKGHKIRSGRFSLSTNGRSMITGDNSGMIRIVADEGTKKILGVHMAGGPATEMISEAALALHFGATPDDLIKTIHAHPTVYESIAEAAANVFGRAVHGV from the coding sequence ATGAAAAAAATTGCGATTATTGGAGCGGGGCCGGGAGGGTATGTGGCGGCCGTCCGAGCGGCTCAGCTGGGCGCTGCCGTCACCCTGATCGAGAAAAACGCCATCGGGGGAACCTGTCTCAATGTGGGATGCATTCCCACGAAAGTCCTGCTCCATTCGGCGGATTTGCTGGATTCTCTCAGGTCGGAGGCCAAAAGGATCGGCGTTCTGGCGGACAATCCCCGTCTGGACTGGAACGCTCTCATGAAGCGCAGGGCCCTGACCGTGACGCGTCTGGCGGCGGGAACGAAAGAACTCGTTCGAAGCTGCGGAGTGGAGTACGTGGAGGGAACGGGCGTCCTGAAAAGCCCGCGTTCCGTTCAGGTTGGAGACCGGCTGATCGAGGCCGACGCCATTGTGATCGCCACGGGGTCGGAACCTGATATGCCCGACGTCCCCGGGTTCGACCTGGAAGGGGTCGTCACCAGTGACGAGGCTCTTTCCTTCGAAAGTGCGCCTTCATCGCTGGTGGTCAGCGGCGGCGGGGTCATCGGGATGGAGTTTGCCTCGGCCTTCGCCTCCTTTGGCGCCCGGGTCACGGTGGTGGTTACCTCTCCCGAAATTCTGCGGAACATGGATCCCGACTGTGCTCTCGTGCTGCGCAAAGCTCTGGAGAAAAGGGGAGTCGCCTTCCATCGGGGCTGCTCTGTCAGGGAGGTGAGTCGAGCCGGCGGGGGATTGGAAATTACCGTCGAGTCCGCGTCGGAAGCGAACGGCGGGCGGACGGAAAAGAAAATCAAGGCCGAAAAACTTCTGGTCGCCAAGGGACGCCGTCCTTACATTCAGGGGCTCGGGGCGGAAGCTCTGGGGATCAGAACCGAACGGGGGCACATTGTCGTCAATGACCGGATGGAAACCTGCGTGGAGGGGGTCTATGCCATAGGGGACTGCGTGAACTCCTTCATGCTGGCTCACGTGGCATCCAGAGAGGGAGAGGTGGCTGTGGAAAACATTTTGGGTCACCCCGCGACCATGGATTACAGCACCACGCCTCAATGCGTTTATACGTCGCCCGAACTGGCCTCCGTGGGAATGACCGAACGGGAAGCGGAAAAGAAGGGTCATAAAATCCGGTCGGGGCGATTTTCTCTGTCGACCAACGGCAGGAGCATGATAACGGGGGACAACAGCGGAATGATCCGCATCGTCGCAGACGAGGGGACGAAGAAGATTCTGGGCGTTCACATGGCGGGAGGTCCGGCGACGGAAATGATCTCGGAGGCGGCTTTGGCCCTTCACTTCGGAGCGACGCCGGATGACCTGATAAAAACCATCCACGCCCATCCAACGGTTTACGAGTCCATCGCCGAAGCCGCGGCAAACGTTTTCGGGAGGGCAGTTCATGGAGTCTGA
- the gcvPB gene encoding aminomethyl-transferring glycine dehydrogenase subunit GcvPB has product MTGHPGARGLVFREGLLWERSRKGRVGMSLPERDVPRSELAGDLVGEKPALPELSEVDVVRHFTRLSTWNFGVDTGTYPLGSCTMKYNPKINERLAGLPGFANLHPLTPERGVQGALKLMYELERDLLEITKMHAVSLQPAAGAQGELTGILMIHAYHAHRGRQRHKIIMPATAHGTNPASAALCGYTPVPVQLSPDGIMSPEAVREVMDEDTAGIMVTNPNTLGIFESHIAEIAKIIHEKGGLVYGDGANLNALMGYADIEKMGIDVFHINVHKTLSTPHGGGGPGAGPVVVRDILEPFLPVPRVMKKGDRYELLSDAPLSIGRLHSFFGNFATLVRALAFTRTLGHRLKNVTEAAVLNANYIKARLKGIYNLPFPRASMHECVFNDALQHKGGVTTLDIAKRLIDLGYHPPTVYFPLVVEGALMIEPTETESKADLDGFVEAMKTIAEEAEKNPDEVKNAPQNTLISRPDEVQAARRPILRGDIA; this is encoded by the coding sequence ATGACCGGTCATCCTGGCGCGCGCGGTCTGGTTTTCAGGGAGGGGCTGCTGTGGGAGAGGAGCCGGAAGGGCCGCGTTGGCATGAGCCTTCCCGAACGGGACGTTCCCCGCTCAGAACTGGCCGGGGATCTGGTGGGCGAAAAACCGGCCCTGCCGGAGCTTTCGGAGGTGGACGTCGTTCGGCATTTCACCCGGCTCTCCACCTGGAATTTCGGCGTGGACACGGGAACTTACCCGCTGGGATCCTGCACCATGAAGTATAACCCCAAGATCAACGAACGCCTTGCCGGGCTTCCGGGATTCGCGAACCTGCATCCTCTGACGCCCGAAAGGGGTGTTCAGGGTGCTTTGAAACTGATGTACGAGCTGGAACGGGACCTGCTGGAGATCACAAAAATGCATGCTGTGTCCCTGCAGCCGGCGGCGGGAGCTCAGGGCGAGCTGACGGGAATCCTGATGATTCACGCTTACCACGCCCACAGGGGCAGACAGCGCCATAAAATCATCATGCCGGCCACGGCTCACGGCACCAACCCGGCCTCTGCGGCCCTCTGCGGCTACACGCCGGTTCCCGTTCAGCTTTCCCCGGACGGGATCATGAGCCCGGAGGCCGTCCGGGAGGTCATGGACGAGGACACAGCGGGCATCATGGTCACCAACCCGAACACTCTGGGCATTTTCGAGAGTCACATCGCGGAAATTGCGAAGATCATCCATGAAAAGGGCGGACTGGTCTACGGCGACGGCGCCAACCTGAACGCCCTCATGGGTTATGCCGATATCGAGAAAATGGGCATCGACGTCTTTCATATCAACGTCCATAAAACCCTCTCCACGCCCCACGGCGGAGGCGGTCCCGGGGCCGGCCCCGTGGTGGTTCGGGATATTTTGGAGCCCTTCCTGCCCGTTCCCCGGGTGATGAAAAAAGGAGACCGTTACGAGCTGCTGTCGGACGCGCCCCTTTCCATCGGTCGTCTTCATTCCTTCTTCGGCAACTTTGCGACGTTGGTTCGGGCTCTGGCCTTCACCCGTACGCTGGGACATCGCCTGAAGAACGTGACGGAGGCGGCGGTGCTGAACGCCAACTACATCAAAGCGCGTCTGAAGGGGATTTACAATCTTCCCTTCCCCCGGGCCAGTATGCACGAGTGCGTGTTCAACGACGCCCTTCAGCACAAAGGGGGAGTTACAACTCTGGACATCGCCAAACGGCTGATCGATCTGGGGTATCATCCGCCCACAGTCTACTTCCCGCTGGTGGTGGAGGGGGCCCTGATGATCGAGCCCACGGAGACGGAATCAAAGGCCGATCTGGACGGCTTCGTCGAGGCCATGAAAACCATCGCGGAGGAAGCGGAGAAAAACCCCGACGAGGTTAAAAATGCGCCCCAAAACACGCTAATATCCAGACCGGACGAAGTTCAGGCGGCTCGTCGCCCGATTTTGCGGGGAGATATCGCCTGA
- a CDS encoding ABC transporter ATP-binding protein, whose amino-acid sequence MTPVLDIAKLGINFGGLQALDDFNVQVHTGEILGLIGPNGAGKTTVFNLLTNVYRPLQGTIHLKGRNTLGKTTHEITRSGIARTFQNIRLFKSLSVADNVKVALHNSMNYSVLATWLRLPSYWKQEAEAAQTARELLSLFEMEALSDAPAGSLPYGAQRRLEIVRALATNPKVLLLDEPAAGMNPSETADLMRTIHSVRDKFDVAIILIEHDMSLVMGICERILVLNYGLIIAQGTPDEIRNNPLVIEAYLGQQREE is encoded by the coding sequence ATGACGCCGGTTCTGGACATCGCGAAACTGGGAATCAACTTCGGCGGGCTTCAGGCCCTGGACGACTTCAACGTGCAGGTCCACACCGGAGAAATTTTGGGGCTCATCGGGCCCAACGGCGCGGGAAAGACCACCGTGTTCAACCTGCTCACCAACGTCTACCGGCCTCTGCAGGGCACGATTCACCTGAAGGGCCGGAACACTCTGGGAAAAACCACCCATGAGATAACCCGGTCCGGCATCGCCCGAACCTTTCAGAACATACGCCTTTTCAAATCCCTGTCCGTGGCGGATAACGTCAAGGTCGCCCTGCACAACAGCATGAATTATTCCGTACTGGCCACCTGGCTGCGTCTGCCCTCCTACTGGAAACAGGAGGCCGAGGCGGCGCAAACCGCAAGGGAGCTGCTGAGCCTGTTCGAAATGGAGGCTCTGTCGGACGCTCCCGCCGGAAGTCTCCCCTACGGCGCTCAGCGTCGGCTGGAGATCGTGCGGGCGCTGGCGACGAACCCGAAGGTTCTGCTGCTGGACGAACCGGCGGCGGGGATGAACCCCTCGGAAACGGCGGATCTGATGCGCACCATTCACTCCGTTCGGGACAAATTCGACGTGGCGATTATTTTGATCGAACACGACATGAGCCTCGTCATGGGAATATGCGAACGCATTCTCGTCCTGAACTACGGACTGATTATCGCCCAGGGGACCCCTGACGAAATTCGAAACAACCCGCTGGTCATCGAGGCTTATCTTGGTCAGCAGAGGGAGGAATGA